In Campylobacter vulpis, a genomic segment contains:
- a CDS encoding prohibitin family protein, whose product MPADLNDYFNKKNGNSNSGNNQRQNFNFKTPEFNFKGFGKFAPVIYTLIIIVLVLIVAKPFVIINSGEMGIKARTGQYDPNPLEPGLHFFLPFIDRVIVVDTRVRQINYASLEGTNENLGIGTGVINKNSISVLDSRGLPVSIDVTVQYQLNPIQVPQTIAVWSLNWENKIIDPVVRDVVRSVVGRYTAEELPTNRNAIATQIEEGIRKTIVAQPNEPVELRAVQLREIILPAKVKEQIERVQIAKQEAERTKYEVERANQEALKKAALAEGEANATIISAKGKATAVKIEADAQAYSNKEIAQSLNTPLLNLKQIETQKAFNEALKVNQDAKIFLTPGGAVPNIWVDTKDAKKQSAISPN is encoded by the coding sequence ATGCCAGCAGATTTAAACGATTATTTTAATAAAAAAAATGGAAATTCAAACAGCGGAAACAATCAGCGTCAAAATTTCAATTTTAAGACTCCAGAATTTAATTTTAAAGGCTTTGGTAAATTTGCACCTGTGATTTATACACTTATTATCATTGTTTTGGTTTTAATTGTCGCAAAACCTTTTGTTATCATAAATTCCGGTGAAATGGGTATTAAGGCACGCACAGGTCAATATGATCCTAATCCTTTAGAGCCCGGACTTCACTTTTTCCTACCTTTCATCGATAGGGTGATTGTCGTGGATACTAGAGTAAGACAGATTAATTACGCTTCTTTAGAAGGAACGAACGAAAATTTAGGAATTGGCACAGGTGTGATTAATAAAAATAGCATTTCCGTGCTTGACTCGCGTGGTTTGCCTGTGTCTATTGATGTAACAGTGCAGTATCAATTAAATCCTATTCAAGTGCCTCAAACCATAGCCGTTTGGAGCTTAAACTGGGAAAATAAAATCATCGACCCTGTTGTGCGTGATGTGGTGCGTAGTGTCGTAGGACGCTACACGGCTGAAGAATTACCAACCAATCGTAACGCCATAGCCACACAAATTGAAGAGGGCATAAGAAAAACCATCGTAGCTCAACCAAATGAGCCTGTCGAACTTAGAGCTGTGCAACTTAGAGAAATCATACTTCCAGCCAAAGTTAAAGAACAAATTGAACGCGTTCAAATCGCTAAGCAAGAAGCCGAAAGAACAAAATATGAAGTTGAAAGAGCCAACCAAGAAGCCCTTAAAAAAGCTGCATTAGCAGAGGGTGAAGCAAATGCGACTATCATCAGTGCTAAGGGTAAGGCAACAGCTGTAAAGATAGAAGCGGACGCACAAGCCTATTCTAATAAAGAAATTGCACAAAGTCTTAACACACCTTTGCTTAATTTAAAACAAATCGAAACACAAAAAGCCTTTAATGAAGCCTTAAAGGTTAATCAGGACGCAAAAATTTTCCTAACTCCGGGCGGTGCAGTGCCTAATATCTGGGTTGATACTAAGGATGCTAAAAAACAAAGTGCAATTAGTCCAAACTAA